Proteins co-encoded in one Prunus persica cultivar Lovell chromosome G6, Prunus_persica_NCBIv2, whole genome shotgun sequence genomic window:
- the LOC18773380 gene encoding serine/threonine-protein phosphatase PP1 isozyme 1, whose translation MDQSVLDDIINRLLEVRGRPGKQVQLSESEIRQLCLASKEIFLQQPNLLELEAPIKICGDIHGQYSDLLRLFEYGGLPPNANYLFLGDYVDRGKQSLETICLLLAYKIKYPENFFLLRGNHECASINRIYGFYDECKRRFNVRLWKTFTECFNCLPVAALIDEKILCMHGGLSPELQNLDQIRNLQRPTDVPDAGLLCDLLWSDPSKDVQGWGGNDRGVSYTFGPDTVTEFLQKHDLDLVCRAHQVVEDGYELFANRQLVTIFSAPNYCGEFDNAGAMMSVDDTLMCSFQILKPADKKSKFNFGSTTTAKPGNTSTGVNAFGSTTTAKPGNSVTGIKSLMQR comes from the exons ATGGACCAATCAGTTCTGGACGACATAATCAATCGTCTTCTGGAAGTCCGAGGCCGACCCGGAAAGCAGGTCCAGCTTTCTGAGTCCGAGATCCGGCAACTTTGTTTGGCCTCTAAAGAAATTTTCTTGCAACAGCCTAATTTGTTAGAGCTTGAAGCACCCATAAAGATTTGTG GTGACATACATGGTCAGTACTCTGACCTTTTAAGGCTTTTTGAGTACGGTGGATTACCTCCTAATGCCAATTACTTATTCCTAGGGGATTATGTGGATCGTGGAAAGCAAAGTTTAGAAACAATATGTCTTCTCCTtgcatataaaataaaatatcctgAGAACTTTTTCCTCTTGAGGGGAAACCATGAATGTGCTTCTATAAACCGTATATACGGATTCTATGATGAGTGTAAGAGAAGATTCAATGTGAGGCTATGGAAGACGTTCACAGAATGTTTTAACTGCCTACCTGTGGCAGCTCTGATTGATGAAAAGATCCTCTGCATGCATGGGGGTCTTTCTCCTGAGCTGCAGAATTTAGATCAAATCAGAAATTTACAGCGGCCAACTGATGTACCAGACGCAGGTTTACTCTGTGATCTTCTCTGGTCTGATCCCAGTAAAGATGTTCAAGGTTGGGGAGGGAATGACCGGGGAGTTTCATATACATTCGGTCCTGACACAGTGACGGAGTTTCTTCAGAAGCATGATTTGGATCTCGTTTGTCGTGCTCACCAG GTTGTTGAGGATGGGTATGAGTTATTTGCCAACCGACAACTTGTGACAATATTTTCAGCACCTAATTATTGTGGGGAATTTGATAATGCCGGTGCCATGATGAGCGTGGATGATACATTAATGTGCTCTTTCCAAATATTAAAACCTGCAgataaaaagtcaaaattcaaCTTTGGGAGCACGACTACAGCTAAGCCTGGAAAT